The genomic region TGAAGACGGCGACATCGCCATCGCCAATATCGACCACACCGGCATTTTCGCCGGGGCCGTAAACGACACGCTCGCCGGTCACCGGGAATTTCTTCAGATGCACCCGGCTCGACTTGTAGGAGCAGTGCTCTGACCACATGACCGAGAAAATGCCGAGCTCGACCATGTTCGGCGCACGGCCCAGCACGCGCAAAATGGTCTCGTACTCGTCTGCCGTGACGTGCTCGAGCGCGATTTGTTCGGTAATGCCGGGGGCGTATTTGGGTTCAACACTCATTCGGCATGCGTCCGTTGCGGCTGGTGGAGCGGGGAGGGATCAGGCAGATAGGCGGTAACCAGAAGGCGGGCAGCCTCCGGCGCGCCAGGTTCAGGCCGGATCACGGAAAGATCTGACGGGGCAGGAACAGGCAGGCCCTCTCCCATCAGCCCTTCGAGATGCAAGGCGAGGGCTTCCTGCGCGTTCAGCGCGGCTTCGCTGGCGCTGTCGCCAGCCGATACGCAGCCGTCAAGATCGGGGAAGTAGACGCTGAAACCGGTTTCAGCATCGCCTTCGAGAATGGCGGGATAGACATGCAGTGTCATCGCACTCAGTCCTTGATTAGTTGCACGCCGCTCGCGCGTTCGATGGAGCGCAGCGTACCACGCTTCAGGTCCTTTTTGGGATGTGGCACCGTCACGATCGCTGCCACCCCGTCTTTCTTCATCTGCACATGGCTGCCACGTTGTCTGATTTTGCGCCAGCCAGCTTTCTCCAGCCTGGCTATGACCTCCCGGCTGGTGAGCATCACTCCCGCCCCAGAAGGCTTTCAAACACGCCGAGGCCGTCCGTGCCGCCATGGAGCGGATCAACCGCGCGTTCGGGGTGGGGCATCATACCGAGCACATTGCCCGCCGCATTGGTGATTCCGGCGATATCGCGGATCGAGCCATTGGGATTGTTCAGATAGCGGAAGGCCACCTGGCCTTCGCCCTCCAGCCGGTCCAGCGTCTCGTTATCGGCGAAATAATTGCCATCATGGTGCGCGACGGGGATGGTCACCTCGCGCGTCTCGCCATAGGCGCGGGTGAAGCGCGAATTGGTGTTCTCGATCTGCAGCGCGGTGCGCTCACAGACAAACAGCAGGCCGGCATTACGCATCAGCGCGCCGGGCAGAAGCCCCGTCTCGATGAGGATCTGGAAGCCGTTGCATACGCCCAGCACAGGCATGCCATCTCCGGCGCGCTTTACCAGATCGCGCGTGATCGGCGAGCGGGCGGCAATCGCGCCGGAACGCAGATAGTCGCCATAGGAGAACCCGCCGGGGATGACGGCGAGATCAAGCCCGTCCGGCAGGCTGGTTTCCTGGTGCCAGATCATGGCCGGGGCCTGCCCCGTAACCATGCGCAAAGCCTCGGCCGCATCGCGGTCGCAATTAGAGCCGGGGAATACAATGACAGCGGTCTTCATGGCGCGAGGCTTTAGCAGGGGATTCCCGTCAAGGCGAGAGGCGGGTGCGGCTAAGGTAACCGCGTTGCATCTTTGCCGCATCCGATGGCAGCATCTGCTGCATCTGACACAGGAAGGCTGGCGCACACGGGTGCCGGTCCGACGGGGAGAATGTCATCATGCTGAAACTTGCCGTTGCCGCGTTGGCCGGTCTCGCAACACTCGCCGCCAATGAAGCGCAGGCGCGTTTCGAGCCCTTCGATCCGCGGCCCTACGCCGCCCAGGTGCATGGGGACGTGACGGAGGCGTATGTGCTGGGCACGGCGCATCTGGCGCAGGCGGAAGGGTTTGATCCGGCGGCGCTCTCCGGTCTGCTGGACCGTCTTGAAGTGCTGGCACCGGACGTCATCACCATTGAGGCGCTTGGCCCGGAAACGATTTTCCTGATGCGGGCCTATGATACCCGCTATGACGGGGCGGCGGGCTTTTTTGCCCGTTCCGCGCTCGAAGGCGTGAGTCTCGCCGGAGAGGAAACCGGCCTTGATATGCCACAAGCCCGCGTCGCTGTAGACGGGGCGCTGGCAGACTGGCCGGACACACCTGTAGCAGCGCAGCGCCGCCATCTCGCCGCGCTCTTCGCGGCGTCCGGCGACATCTTTTCCGCGCTGGTGCAATGGCTGCGCCTTGATGCGGCGGAGCGGGTGGCGGGCGATGGCGTCACCGATGAGCTTGTGGCCCTGCTGGAGAGGGTCTCGGCCTCCCATAACGAGAACGTCCAGATCGCTGTGGCGCTGGCGGTGCGGCTTGGCCAAGAGCGGGTCTACGCTGCCGACGATCACACTGCCTCCTATCTGATGAGCCGGGTGGCCGGACCAATGACTGCCGCGCTGGAGACACCGGAATTTGCCAGCATTTTCGACCACCCGGTTTTCACCACTAGTGCGCTGGGTTCCGATGACTGGCAGAGCCCGGAAGCTATGCTGGACTATTTCCGGCGGCTGAACGCGCCTGAACACGGCGTGATGGATGTGGAAGGGCAGTGGCTGGTGATGATTGACCGGGAATGGCCCGAAGACGCCGGCCGGGTACGTATCGCCGAATGGGATACCCGCAATCTGCGCATGGCCGCCCATATTCGCGAGGCATCGGCCGATGCTGTAGGCGGACGCGTGTTGGCGATCGTCGGTTCCGCGCACAAGCCCTGGCTTGATGCCTATCTGGAGATGATGACCGATATGCGCAGCGGCGACATGCTGGCGGTGCTGGAATAGGGCATTACGCCAGTTCGGGCGGAAGCTGGCGGGCGTGAAGGATACGTAACACGCGCAAGCTGTTGCCTGGTTGGACCATGTAGACGATGCGATGAGATCTGATGGACCGGATCCGCACCCGAGTGCCGGACCAGGCATAAGCTGGCGCGGAATCGGGAAAGGCCAAGAGTAGTTTCAGCCCGTCATCCAGCGCCTGCAAATATCGGCGCGCCGCACTCATTCCGAACTCCATGGCGCCGAAATAGGCGATTTCGTCCAGGTCAGAGAGTGCTGCTGAGGAAAACTCAATCCGGCGCGCCATGGGCCTTCGCGCGCCGGAAGGCGTCCTCCTTCACGTCGTCGAATGACTTTTCGCTGACGCCGCTATCAATGCCTTCCTGGATGAGGCGCTCGAACTCGGCGCGTTTGCGCCTGTTCTCGTCGTCGCGCCGGATCAGGTCGCG from Glycocaulis abyssi harbors:
- a CDS encoding type II toxin-antitoxin system HicB family antitoxin, translated to MTLHVYPAILEGDAETGFSVYFPDLDGCVSAGDSASEAALNAQEALALHLEGLMGEGLPVPAPSDLSVIRPEPGAPEAARLLVTAYLPDPSPLHQPQRTHAE
- a CDS encoding type II toxin-antitoxin system HicA family toxin, whose protein sequence is MLTSREVIARLEKAGWRKIRQRGSHVQMKKDGVAAIVTVPHPKKDLKRGTLRSIERASGVQLIKD
- a CDS encoding type II toxin-antitoxin system ParD family antitoxin; protein product: MATMNISLPDALKSVVDAQVGSGQYASASDYVRDLIRRDDENRRKRAEFERLIQEGIDSGVSEKSFDDVKEDAFRRAKAHGAPD
- a CDS encoding type II toxin-antitoxin system RelE/ParE family toxin, with the protein product MARRIEFSSAALSDLDEIAYFGAMEFGMSAARRYLQALDDGLKLLLAFPDSAPAYAWSGTRVRIRSIRSHRIVYMVQPGNSLRVLRILHARQLPPELA
- a CDS encoding DUF5694 domain-containing protein; amino-acid sequence: MLKLAVAALAGLATLAANEAQARFEPFDPRPYAAQVHGDVTEAYVLGTAHLAQAEGFDPAALSGLLDRLEVLAPDVITIEALGPETIFLMRAYDTRYDGAAGFFARSALEGVSLAGEETGLDMPQARVAVDGALADWPDTPVAAQRRHLAALFAASGDIFSALVQWLRLDAAERVAGDGVTDELVALLERVSASHNENVQIAVALAVRLGQERVYAADDHTASYLMSRVAGPMTAALETPEFASIFDHPVFTTSALGSDDWQSPEAMLDYFRRLNAPEHGVMDVEGQWLVMIDREWPEDAGRVRIAEWDTRNLRMAAHIREASADAVGGRVLAIVGSAHKPWLDAYLEMMTDMRSGDMLAVLE
- the purQ gene encoding phosphoribosylformylglycinamidine synthase subunit PurQ, with the protein product MKTAVIVFPGSNCDRDAAEALRMVTGQAPAMIWHQETSLPDGLDLAVIPGGFSYGDYLRSGAIAARSPITRDLVKRAGDGMPVLGVCNGFQILIETGLLPGALMRNAGLLFVCERTALQIENTNSRFTRAYGETREVTIPVAHHDGNYFADNETLDRLEGEGQVAFRYLNNPNGSIRDIAGITNAAGNVLGMMPHPERAVDPLHGGTDGLGVFESLLGRE